DNA sequence from the Candidatus Binatia bacterium genome:
CGATGGCGATTTTCAACCTTGAACGTGCTGCGGATACCATTGAGATCCTGCAGCGCGAGCAAGTCGCCGACTGGCAGCGGCTATGCACAAACCTTGACCTTGCCGAGAAGGAACCCGCGACGTGGCGTGCGCTGGCTGGGCAGCTGGCGACGGGTTTCGATTCTGCAACCAAGCTCTTCGAGCAATTCGCTGGCTATTTCCAACTCGATGAGGTCGATGTAGTGCGCCAGCGAGCTTCGGCCATGCCGATTGACGCCTATCTCGGACCGGAGCGCGTGCGTCGCTCGAAGGCGATCAAGCAGGCAGATGTGGTCGCGCTCAGCGCAGTGCTGTGGGATCAATGGCCTGTCGCGGTGCACGAGGCGAACTTCCGGTATTACGAACCCCGCACCGCCCATGGCAGTTCGCTGAGCCCTGCGCTTTACGCCCTCGTCGCCGCCCGGCTCGGCGATGGGGCTCTTGCGCAAGCTTATTTCCGCCAAGCTGCCGAGATCGACTTGGCCAACAACATGGGTAACGCCGCCGGCGGCGTTCATATGGGCGCCCTAGGTGGCCTCTGGCAGGCTGCGGTATTCGGCGCGGCCGGCTTACGCGCACGTGAGGACGGCATTGCGCTCGACCCACATCTGCTCCCGGGCTGGACCGAAATGGCATTTCCGGTGCAATGGCGGGGACGCTTGCTGCGTTTGCGCCTGGAAGCTGACCGCAGGTGTATCGAGGTCAATGTCGAGAGCGGTGGCGAGCTCTGTCTCTCGGTCCCCGAGGGCCCCGTATGCCTCGCCCGTCCCGGCCGGCGCTATGTCCTGCGTGGCGACCACTCAGGATGGGGTAGTTGGGAAGAGGTGGGCCAATGACTTCTGCGCAGACAGTGCTGGTCCCCCTCGACGGCTCCGTCCGCGCGACGGCGGCGGTGCCCGTGGCGCGTGGGCTTGCCGAATTGTTTCATGCCACCCTCGCGGTTCTCCATGTTTCCGAGGAGACCTTGGAATCCGCCGCGCTGGCCGACCGCATGAAGCTCTCATCCCAAGACCTGCGTGGGCTGGTTGTAGATCAGCGTACGGGTGCGGCCGCGGCCCGTATCGTGCAAGAAGCCACCGAGCGACACGCAGCCCTGATCGTCATGTGCCCACGGACACGGATGGATGCCAGACCGCGAACATTTGGCAGTGTGGCCGAGGCCGTTCTTCGCGCAGCGCGATGCCCGGTCGTTCTCGTACCTCCAACCCGCGGCCGCAGAGATTGGGCTCTGCGCCAACTGCTATTGCCTCATGACGGGACACCGACCAGCGCCGCAACAATTGGCCCTGCCACCGACCTCGCATCAAAGGCCGCAGCCAAACTCGTGGTGCTTCACGTCGCTACGGCCGGTGCCGAGCGGCCCACTGAGCCTGGGACACTGGTCTCCCCCCGCTATGTCGACCAGCCCCAGCACGAGTGGCCCGCATGGGCGGAGGAGTTCCTCGATCGGCTGCGCGCTGTCGGGCGCGCAACCGACGGGGTCGACATCCGTCTCGTGCTCGCTCAGGGCGAGGCTGGCTCGGCTATCGTCGATTTCGCGCGACGGAACGATAGTGATCTCATCGTTCTCGGCTGGCGCGGTGTACTCGA
Encoded proteins:
- a CDS encoding glycosyl hydrolase family 65 protein — encoded protein: MAIFNLERAADTIEILQREQVADWQRLCTNLDLAEKEPATWRALAGQLATGFDSATKLFEQFAGYFQLDEVDVVRQRASAMPIDAYLGPERVRRSKAIKQADVVALSAVLWDQWPVAVHEANFRYYEPRTAHGSSLSPALYALVAARLGDGALAQAYFRQAAEIDLANNMGNAAGGVHMGALGGLWQAAVFGAAGLRAREDGIALDPHLLPGWTEMAFPVQWRGRLLRLRLEADRRCIEVNVESGGELCLSVPEGPVCLARPGRRYVLRGDHSGWGSWEEVGQ
- a CDS encoding universal stress protein; the protein is MTSAQTVLVPLDGSVRATAAVPVARGLAELFHATLAVLHVSEETLESAALADRMKLSSQDLRGLVVDQRTGAAAARIVQEATERHAALIVMCPRTRMDARPRTFGSVAEAVLRAARCPVVLVPPTRGRRDWALRQLLLPHDGTPTSAATIGPATDLASKAAAKLVVLHVATAGAERPTEPGTLVSPRYVDQPQHEWPAWAEEFLDRLRAVGRATDGVDIRLVLAQGEAGSAIVDFARRNDSDLIVLGWRGVLEYDRAHTMRHVIRESICPVIVFRLDRDDGR